A stretch of the Capsicum annuum cultivar UCD-10X-F1 chromosome 10, UCD10Xv1.1, whole genome shotgun sequence genome encodes the following:
- the LOC107845222 gene encoding uncharacterized protein LOC107845222, which yields MALKVVMVLFLAMLVFTEHNAMAEERDAVCLALCILRCQKRPVCLTRRLSSCAIIGNTNESVDTEAANQNHVCNVGCSLGHCSKFLVQYGTWNDAALSRRVTEN from the exons ATGGCATTGAAAGTTGTAATGGTCTTGTTCCTTGCAATGCTTGTGTTCACAGAGCACAATGCTATGGCCGAAGAACGGGACGCAGTATGCTTGGCATTATGTATACTAAGGTGCCAAAAAAGACCTGTGTGCCTAACTAGGCGCCTTTCCAGTTGCGCTATAATTGGAAACACAAATGAATCAGTTGATACTGAAGCTGCAAACCAAAACCATGTTTGTAATGTTGGATGTTCTCTTGGCCATTGCTCCAAATTTCTTGTCCAATATG GCACCTGGAatgacgcggcgctatcgcgccgtgtcactgaaaACTGA